In Zingiber officinale cultivar Zhangliang chromosome 6A, Zo_v1.1, whole genome shotgun sequence, a single genomic region encodes these proteins:
- the LOC121995157 gene encoding subtilisin-like protease 4, with the protein MTTYVKDNTNKPISNERNLPTDLIVVGASHVMPLKVLDPELIYDISPVDYYPYYAAFVYNVSDVRSIIHQKINCPSIKSIPEGELNYPSTIVRLSANEARTVTFTRTVANIGEVAVTYYAKLGVPDVVFARVVPRSLTFNKVNKKKSFEISFK; encoded by the coding sequence ATGACGACCTACGTAAAAGATAACACCAACAAGCCCATCTCTAACGAGAGGAACCTTCCAACCGACCTCATCGTGGTGGGAGCCAGCCACGTCATGCCTCTAAAAGTCCTTGACCCAGAACTCATCTATGACATCTCTCCAGTGGACTATTATCCATACTATGCGGCCTTTGTCTACAATGTCTCTGATGTGAGGTCCATCATCCACCAGAAAATCAACTGCCCATCGATCAAGAGCATCCCAGAAGGAGAGCTCAACTATCCTTCCACCATCGTCCGATTGTCGGCAAACGAGGCAAGGACAGTAACCTTCACGAGGACCGTGGCTAACATCGGCGAGGTAGCAGTGACTTACTACGCAAAGTTGGGCGTGCCAGATGTGGTTTTTGCACGAGTAGTTCCGAGAAGCTTAACCTTCAATAAGGTTAATAAAAAGAAGAGCTTCGAGATCAGTTTCAAATGA